The following coding sequences are from one Mesorhizobium onobrychidis window:
- the tssH gene encoding type VI secretion system ATPase TssH, producing the protein MEQRRSSQSFKRKELVGKLNPVCLRAFKAAADTAKLRGNPYVELVHFVEQLVLSERSDVQLILADAGVDASRLTADMTRAVDKLPYGATSIEEFSDHIFHAIQEAWSLAGLEFSVEEVRSAHILLACLKTPVLEGLLSKISSEFDKIDAQAVIARFADVMEGSLEAGASTAVPASETPRRAPGGDSALAKYATDLTQRALDGKIDPVVGRDPEIRQIVDILMRRRQNNPILTGEAGVGKTAVVEGFALRIAEGDVPPTLQGVSVRMLDVGLMQAGASVKGEFEKRLKAVIDEVQSSETPVILFIDEAHTLIGAGGAAGTGDAANLLKPALARGELRTIAATTWAEYKQHIEKDPALTRRFQVVKIDEPSEAVAVLMLRGVAGVLEQHHKVQILDEAIEAAVSLSHRYIPARQLPDKAVSLLDTACARVAISQHATPAEVEDIMRRRQALEVEGGIIGREAAIGIDVADRQARVETGLAETELTLAAAQQRWDREKALVGEILELRARLRGEGVPLDAVETPEVAETAGADVPEIETPEIETPETDADQTATAGSSPPDPAADLARLRELMAELAQAQGETPLILPSVDRNAVAAVVQDWTGIPTGRMLSSQTEKALRLAATLSERVVGQDHAMEMIAKRVQTSRAGLGAPEKPVGVFLLCGPSGVGKTETALALAETLYGGEQNLISINMSEFQEAHTVSTLKGAPPGYVGYGKGGILTEAVRRKPYSVILLDEVEKAHPDVHEIFFQVFDKGMMDDSEGRRIDFKNTLILLTSNVGSEVIMDRTSSGTVRAGLDDLDTALRAPLLKVFPAAFLGRVVTIPYYPLSDTMIEAITRHQFAKIARRLRSSNDAELVIGDGVMDLVKARCTEIESGGRMIDAILTNTLLPELSRGVLNRSLEGEKMTKVTVGASEGGFTYSFE; encoded by the coding sequence ATGGAACAGCGCCGGTCGTCGCAGAGCTTCAAACGCAAGGAACTGGTCGGCAAGCTCAACCCTGTCTGTTTGCGCGCCTTCAAGGCTGCGGCAGACACCGCCAAACTGCGCGGCAATCCCTACGTCGAGCTCGTTCACTTCGTCGAGCAACTGGTGCTTTCCGAGCGCTCGGATGTTCAACTGATACTGGCAGACGCCGGGGTGGATGCGAGCCGGCTCACGGCCGATATGACCCGCGCCGTCGACAAGCTGCCTTATGGCGCCACTTCAATCGAGGAATTTTCCGATCATATCTTTCACGCCATCCAGGAAGCCTGGAGCCTGGCGGGGCTGGAATTCAGCGTCGAGGAAGTCCGCAGTGCGCATATTCTGCTCGCCTGCCTGAAGACGCCGGTGCTGGAAGGGCTGCTGTCAAAGATCAGCAGCGAATTCGACAAGATCGATGCGCAGGCCGTCATCGCGCGTTTCGCAGATGTCATGGAGGGTTCACTCGAAGCTGGCGCCTCGACTGCGGTTCCCGCCTCCGAAACACCGCGGCGGGCTCCGGGCGGGGATTCGGCGCTGGCGAAGTATGCAACCGACCTGACCCAGCGCGCCCTCGACGGCAAGATCGATCCGGTCGTCGGGCGCGATCCCGAGATCAGGCAGATCGTCGATATCCTGATGCGACGCCGGCAAAACAACCCAATCCTGACCGGCGAGGCCGGGGTCGGCAAAACCGCGGTCGTCGAGGGCTTTGCGTTGCGCATTGCCGAGGGCGACGTGCCGCCGACGCTGCAGGGCGTCAGCGTGCGCATGCTCGATGTCGGCCTGATGCAGGCGGGCGCAAGCGTAAAGGGCGAATTCGAAAAACGGCTGAAGGCGGTCATTGACGAGGTGCAATCCTCCGAAACGCCGGTCATCCTCTTCATTGACGAAGCGCACACCTTGATCGGCGCCGGCGGCGCGGCAGGAACCGGCGATGCCGCCAATCTGCTGAAGCCGGCGCTGGCGCGCGGTGAGCTTCGCACGATCGCGGCAACAACCTGGGCCGAGTACAAGCAGCATATCGAGAAGGATCCGGCGCTCACTCGCCGTTTCCAGGTCGTCAAGATAGACGAGCCGTCGGAAGCGGTGGCTGTCCTCATGCTGCGTGGCGTCGCCGGTGTCCTCGAGCAGCATCACAAGGTGCAGATACTCGATGAGGCGATCGAGGCGGCGGTCAGCCTGTCCCACCGCTACATCCCGGCGCGGCAACTGCCCGACAAGGCCGTGAGCCTGCTCGACACCGCCTGCGCCCGCGTCGCCATTTCGCAGCATGCCACCCCTGCCGAGGTGGAGGACATTATGCGCCGCCGCCAGGCGCTGGAGGTCGAGGGCGGCATCATCGGCCGCGAGGCAGCGATCGGCATCGACGTGGCCGACCGGCAAGCTCGGGTCGAAACGGGGCTTGCCGAGACCGAACTCACGCTTGCTGCCGCGCAGCAACGCTGGGATCGGGAAAAGGCGCTGGTTGGCGAGATACTCGAATTACGCGCCAGGCTGCGCGGCGAGGGTGTGCCGCTCGATGCGGTGGAGACTCCGGAGGTCGCCGAAACCGCAGGCGCCGACGTGCCCGAGATCGAAACGCCAGAGATCGAAACACCTGAAACCGATGCGGATCAAACGGCCACTGCCGGTTCTTCTCCACCCGATCCGGCTGCCGATCTCGCGCGGCTGCGGGAACTGATGGCTGAACTGGCGCAAGCGCAGGGCGAGACGCCGCTGATCCTGCCGTCGGTCGACCGCAACGCCGTGGCGGCCGTGGTACAGGACTGGACCGGCATCCCCACTGGCCGGATGCTGTCGAGCCAGACCGAAAAGGCACTGCGGCTTGCCGCCACTCTGTCCGAACGCGTAGTCGGTCAGGATCACGCCATGGAAATGATTGCCAAGCGCGTGCAGACCAGCCGGGCCGGGCTCGGCGCGCCCGAAAAACCGGTGGGGGTTTTTCTGCTCTGCGGTCCCTCGGGCGTCGGCAAGACCGAAACCGCGCTGGCCCTGGCCGAGACGCTCTATGGCGGCGAGCAGAACCTCATTTCGATCAATATGTCCGAATTCCAGGAGGCGCACACGGTCTCTACCTTGAAGGGCGCGCCGCCCGGATATGTCGGCTACGGCAAGGGCGGCATCCTGACCGAGGCGGTCCGGCGCAAGCCCTATTCGGTGATCCTGCTTGACGAGGTCGAGAAGGCGCATCCGGACGTGCATGAAATCTTCTTCCAGGTCTTTGACAAGGGGATGATGGACGACAGTGAAGGCCGGCGGATCGATTTCAAAAACACGCTGATCCTGCTCACCTCGAACGTTGGCTCCGAAGTCATCATGGACCGGACCAGTAGCGGCACCGTACGGGCGGGGCTCGACGATCTCGACACAGCGTTACGCGCCCCGCTGTTGAAGGTTTTTCCCGCGGCCTTCCTTGGCCGGGTGGTAACCATCCCCTACTACCCGCTCTCGGACACGATGATCGAGGCAATCACCCGCCATCAGTTCGCCAAGATCGCCCGCCGGCTGCGTTCAAGCAACGATGCCGAGTTGGTGATCGGTGACGGTGTCATGGATCTGGTCAAGGCCCGCTGCACCGAGATCGAATCCGGCGGGCGAATGATCGACGCCATTTTGACAAACACGCTTCTGCCGGAATTGAGCCGCGGCGTGCTGAACCGGTCGCTCGAGGGCGAAAAGATGACGAAGGTTACTGTCGGAGCTTCCGAAGGAGGTTTCACCTATTCCTTCGAATAG
- the tssA gene encoding type VI secretion system protein TssA, translated as MIDLALWLNPLDGENPSGEDLRNDPAFHELERLTEQQKKVEYQGNAKLEVAVPIDWSTVLTKAEELRPHGRDLRLLVIVTRALANEYRLAGLAEGLTLIAQTFDQHWATMHPALRSGATPRDAALRRINALTDLQNSQDGLLKDLRKMTFFAPRAIGPILGEDLEKGALDERVMLQEAASGLNATEKAALASAHSQLVNRVRSACVAQIDQAGAEMTSLFANARAAIAALEAVETALNARIEGSGATVPELKRFLQRLLTTLERNSAAGATANGAAKPVSAPAEPATPVRNGNGADTMASMASYAEPSTGLPDRISSRDDVVKCLDLVVAFYDRTEPSSPIPHLARRVRRMVHMDFVELMEDLAPSGLKEFRLLAGVPDAKKTAQKDER; from the coding sequence GTGATTGATCTCGCACTCTGGCTGAATCCGCTGGACGGTGAAAATCCGTCAGGGGAAGATTTGCGCAACGATCCAGCCTTTCATGAGCTGGAGCGTCTGACGGAACAGCAGAAAAAGGTCGAGTATCAAGGGAACGCCAAGTTAGAAGTTGCCGTTCCGATCGACTGGTCCACCGTGCTCACCAAGGCCGAAGAGCTGCGTCCACACGGCCGGGACCTGCGCCTCCTCGTCATCGTTACGCGTGCTCTGGCCAACGAGTATCGGCTGGCCGGGCTGGCTGAGGGCCTGACCCTCATAGCGCAGACCTTCGATCAGCACTGGGCAACCATGCACCCGGCCCTGCGGTCCGGTGCTACGCCGCGCGACGCCGCACTGCGCCGCATCAATGCGCTGACTGACCTCCAGAACAGTCAGGATGGCCTGCTCAAGGATTTGCGGAAAATGACGTTTTTCGCGCCGCGTGCAATCGGCCCGATCCTCGGCGAGGATCTGGAGAAGGGCGCGCTCGACGAGCGTGTCATGCTTCAGGAAGCGGCCTCGGGACTGAACGCGACCGAAAAGGCGGCTCTGGCGAGCGCGCACAGCCAATTGGTGAACCGGGTGCGCAGCGCATGCGTCGCACAGATCGATCAGGCCGGCGCGGAGATGACGTCGCTCTTTGCCAATGCGCGCGCCGCGATCGCGGCGCTCGAGGCGGTGGAGACCGCCCTCAATGCCCGCATCGAGGGCAGCGGCGCCACCGTTCCAGAATTAAAGCGGTTTCTGCAGCGTTTGCTGACGACCCTCGAACGAAACTCGGCCGCCGGCGCCACCGCGAATGGCGCCGCAAAGCCTGTTTCGGCGCCTGCAGAACCAGCAACGCCTGTTCGAAACGGTAATGGAGCCGATACGATGGCAAGTATGGCAAGTTACGCGGAACCGAGCACGGGGCTCCCTGATCGGATTTCCTCGCGCGACGACGTCGTGAAATGCCTCGACCTCGTCGTCGCCTTCTATGACCGCACCGAACCGTCGAGCCCGATCCCGCACCTTGCCCGCCGCGTGCGCCGGATGGTGCATATGGATTTTGTTGAACTGATGGAAGATCTCGCCCCGTCGGGGCTGAAGGAATTCCGGCTTCTTGCCGGCGTTCCCGATGCCAAGAAGACGGCTCAGAAGGATGAAAGGTAA
- the tssB gene encoding type VI secretion system contractile sheath small subunit translates to MAAESKAKVIERNRAPRVQIAYDVETYGSPTTIELPFVMGVMADLSGASQTREAMKSVLDRSFVETDANRFPRFMEALGPRVKARVKNTLPQAEGAERDEELALDLTFTKMGDFAPDKIAEQVPQLAEILKMRRQLEELLGFMDGRVDAEKRIAQLLNNEPLLGKIANQALSDDDKVQE, encoded by the coding sequence ATGGCAGCCGAAAGTAAAGCGAAGGTCATCGAACGAAATCGCGCACCGCGCGTGCAGATCGCCTATGACGTGGAAACCTACGGCAGCCCGACGACGATCGAATTGCCGTTCGTCATGGGCGTGATGGCCGACCTTTCCGGCGCTTCACAGACCAGGGAAGCGATGAAATCGGTACTGGACCGCTCCTTTGTCGAGACCGACGCCAACCGCTTCCCCCGTTTCATGGAGGCGCTCGGGCCGCGCGTCAAAGCCCGTGTGAAGAATACGTTGCCTCAGGCTGAGGGCGCCGAGCGGGACGAAGAGCTTGCACTCGATCTCACCTTCACCAAAATGGGCGATTTCGCCCCGGACAAGATCGCCGAGCAAGTCCCGCAATTGGCCGAGATCCTCAAGATGCGTCGTCAGCTCGAGGAGCTGCTCGGTTTCATGGACGGCCGTGTCGACGCCGAAAAGCGCATCGCGCAACTTCTGAACAACGAGCCGCTTCTCGGCAAGATCGCCAACCAGGCATTATCCGACGACGACAAGGTTCAGGAGTAA
- the tssC gene encoding type VI secretion system contractile sheath large subunit encodes MAEQQKTAAVAAEAEAIDLGEFSGLLEKDFKVKKDDSEKLQQLVRNLALAAQSRSDTTTISSNAIKSIKSLISGIDKMLTTQVNEILHAPEVREMEGTWRGLWYLVNNTETDQKLKIRVMNISKVQLADTLEDYEGQMWDQSPIFKKVYTDEYSMLGGEPIGCLIGAYEFSNHPRDVGLLRNISGICASAHTPFIAAADPRLFRMDSWQELPNPQDLQMIVSNPAYASWQSLRESEDARYIGLTMPRVLARLPYGSETVPVKGFTFEEEVQADHNKYVWMNAAFPMGVNINRSHKLYGWGTQIRGVENGGTVINLPVHSFPTDDGSVAMKCPTEVAIDDRREAELAKLGLMPILHRKNTDLAAFIGAHSLQDDETRAGRLVDPDAQSNERLSANLPYLFPVSRFAHYLKAIARDKIGSFKERSDMQIWLTEWINRYVLANPAFADDKARAKRPLAAAEVQVDSVEGRPGYYNARFYLRPHYQLEGINASLRLVSELPSVKT; translated from the coding sequence ATGGCCGAACAACAAAAAACCGCAGCCGTCGCCGCTGAGGCGGAAGCCATCGACCTCGGAGAATTCAGCGGGCTCCTCGAGAAGGATTTCAAGGTCAAGAAGGACGACAGCGAGAAGCTGCAGCAACTCGTCCGTAATCTCGCGCTGGCGGCGCAGTCCCGCTCCGATACCACGACCATCTCGTCCAACGCGATCAAGTCGATCAAGTCGCTGATATCAGGCATCGACAAGATGCTGACGACCCAGGTGAACGAGATCCTGCATGCGCCGGAAGTGCGCGAAATGGAAGGCACATGGCGCGGCCTCTGGTATCTCGTCAACAATACCGAGACGGATCAGAAGCTGAAGATCCGGGTGATGAACATTTCCAAAGTTCAGCTTGCCGACACGCTTGAAGACTATGAAGGCCAGATGTGGGATCAAAGCCCGATCTTCAAGAAGGTCTATACGGACGAGTATTCGATGCTGGGTGGCGAGCCGATCGGCTGCCTGATCGGCGCCTACGAATTCTCGAACCATCCGCGCGACGTCGGCCTGTTGCGCAACATCTCGGGCATCTGCGCCTCCGCGCATACGCCGTTCATCGCAGCCGCCGACCCGCGGCTGTTCCGCATGGATAGCTGGCAGGAACTGCCGAACCCGCAGGACCTGCAGATGATCGTCTCGAACCCGGCCTATGCCTCGTGGCAATCGCTGCGCGAGAGCGAGGACGCGCGCTACATCGGCCTGACCATGCCACGTGTTCTGGCGCGACTGCCGTATGGCTCGGAAACCGTTCCGGTGAAGGGCTTCACTTTCGAGGAAGAAGTGCAGGCCGATCACAACAAATATGTCTGGATGAACGCCGCCTTCCCGATGGGCGTCAACATAAACCGCAGTCACAAGCTCTATGGCTGGGGCACGCAGATCCGCGGCGTCGAGAACGGCGGCACGGTCATCAACCTGCCGGTGCACTCCTTCCCCACCGACGACGGATCGGTGGCGATGAAATGCCCGACGGAAGTCGCCATCGACGACCGGCGCGAGGCGGAACTGGCCAAGCTCGGCCTGATGCCTATCCTGCACCGCAAGAACACCGATCTCGCAGCCTTTATCGGTGCGCATTCGCTGCAGGACGACGAGACACGTGCCGGGCGGCTGGTCGACCCCGACGCCCAGTCAAATGAACGGCTGAGCGCCAACCTGCCCTATCTTTTCCCGGTTTCGCGCTTTGCGCACTACCTCAAGGCCATTGCGCGCGACAAGATCGGATCGTTCAAGGAACGCTCCGACATGCAGATCTGGTTGACCGAGTGGATCAACCGCTACGTGCTGGCCAACCCGGCCTTCGCCGACGACAAGGCGCGCGCCAAGCGCCCGCTTGCCGCGGCCGAGGTCCAGGTCGACAGCGTGGAGGGGCGGCCGGGCTATTATAATGCCCGCTTCTATCTGCGCCCGCACTACCAGCTGGAAGGCATCAACGCCTCGCTCAGGCTGGTGTCGGAACTACCGTCCGTGAAGACTTGA
- a CDS encoding type VI secretion system tube protein Hcp — MPVKIDGFLKVPDIKGPSVRDGHEDEIEVHGVDYKIIAPYDPNSLSRRGRVSLGMIKFTKHYDKSSPYLKKALFDNKALDEVVFSARRTIDGETSDYLVVTLTDASIMEYDMSQAEDEEDLIEEEVSFAYKKIKFVYDKDDEIEMDVYVGK; from the coding sequence ATGCCAGTGAAGATTGATGGTTTTCTAAAGGTTCCGGATATCAAAGGTCCAAGCGTTCGAGACGGCCACGAGGATGAAATCGAAGTCCATGGGGTCGATTACAAGATAATCGCGCCGTACGATCCGAATTCGCTCTCACGCCGCGGTCGTGTGTCCCTGGGCATGATCAAGTTCACCAAGCATTATGACAAGTCCTCCCCCTATCTGAAAAAGGCGCTGTTCGACAACAAGGCGCTGGACGAAGTTGTGTTCTCCGCCCGCCGGACCATCGATGGCGAGACCAGCGACTACCTGGTCGTCACCCTGACCGACGCCTCGATCATGGAATACGACATGTCGCAGGCCGAAGACGAGGAAGACCTGATCGAGGAGGAGGTCAGCTTCGCCTACAAGAAGATCAAGTTCGTCTATGACAAGGATGACGAAATCGAAATGGATGTCTATGTCGGCAAGTGA
- the tssE gene encoding type VI secretion system baseplate subunit TssE, producing the protein MSASEARRPGADKLQVTGSSRAKREAVQPSLWDRLVNDLPGVTSEIDGLRQTLQDELGVDRLDTLLAGSTRLIDADAELTSDQKRRLQRLAFQTQHRAEIESRGVVVSARVLREAVRRDIEALFNTERFEAVPLLSDFESEQAADNPPSLADFPEVRRSVVNYGVPSFSGRSSRDFDRETLAREIRSVLATFEPRLKESATKVTVTLGDKSVGLKIEIDAVLIMTPTPERMRLRTTINLDNGLARTEFRES; encoded by the coding sequence ATGTCGGCAAGTGAGGCGCGGCGACCCGGCGCCGACAAGCTACAGGTCACCGGCAGTTCGCGAGCGAAACGCGAGGCGGTCCAGCCCTCTCTTTGGGACCGCCTCGTCAACGACCTGCCGGGCGTGACCTCCGAGATAGACGGGCTGCGCCAGACCTTGCAGGACGAGCTTGGTGTGGACCGGCTGGATACCCTGCTTGCGGGCAGCACGCGGCTTATCGATGCCGACGCGGAGCTGACATCCGATCAGAAGCGGCGTCTGCAGCGCCTGGCCTTTCAGACCCAACACCGCGCGGAGATCGAAAGCCGTGGCGTGGTCGTATCGGCCCGCGTCCTCAGGGAGGCGGTGCGGCGCGACATCGAGGCCTTGTTCAACACCGAGCGTTTCGAAGCTGTTCCGCTTCTTTCCGATTTCGAAAGCGAACAGGCCGCAGACAATCCGCCGTCGCTGGCCGATTTTCCGGAGGTGCGCCGAAGTGTGGTCAACTACGGCGTGCCTTCCTTTTCGGGCCGTTCGTCCCGCGACTTTGATCGCGAGACCCTGGCGCGCGAGATCCGCTCGGTCCTTGCCACGTTCGAGCCCCGTCTCAAGGAAAGCGCAACAAAGGTAACGGTGACCCTTGGTGACAAAAGTGTGGGCCTGAAGATCGAGATAGACGCCGTGCTGATCATGACGCCGACGCCGGAACGCATGCGCCTGCGCACCACGATCAATCTCGATAACGGCTTGGCGCGGACCGAATTCAGGGAAAGCTGA
- the tssF gene encoding type VI secretion system baseplate subunit TssF has translation MDRVFVEYYEEELTHIRGLAAEFADMHPAVARNLSLDTVPCPDPYVERLLDGVAFLAARTRLKVDAERSRFSRSVLDVLYPDLVTPAPATAMAVLKPGQQVQSMIAGHVVKRNTRLVSSLQPGLSTRCTFTTAQETTLWPITITSVSYFQDRSGLAAAGITPIGGVGGEAALRITLGRAGKGKLNELALDRLDLYFAGRTKAPLLFDAIFGACSAIGARAEGKANPLSPLPGPEMVGISDDEALMPRTRPTFEGYRLLREYFMMPERFHYVRVSGLQSVVRRCEAGVEIIFMFRRPVPELADVTPADFELFATPIINLFERDCNVIELDPRRTRQVLHADRTRARDFEIYRVTHVEDADAEGPDAEIPELFSLGQNRSNGWVYSTERRPRRATEDERRDGLTRTSYTGDDVFLSVSRPVGSPANRPLKRLDIMALCTNRDLPILDDNPTLTLEAGDPVETVRLLGALRPPQPAIPAALPAGPEGESRADNLAWRLVAQLALNFLSLAKEGRGIDPLHALLDLYADRGDPSLARNVHSIVRIDSRSVIERLQIDGPMCFGRGTEVTLHVDQSVLAGQSTLLLSALLARLFARHAGINGFVRTRTRLLQKQEDVPWPMTPGNRYLI, from the coding sequence ATGGATCGGGTCTTCGTAGAATATTACGAGGAGGAACTGACCCACATCCGCGGACTCGCGGCGGAATTTGCCGACATGCATCCGGCGGTGGCGCGCAATCTTTCGCTGGATACGGTCCCCTGCCCGGATCCGTATGTGGAGCGGCTGCTTGACGGCGTCGCTTTCCTCGCTGCGCGCACCCGGTTGAAAGTCGATGCCGAGCGTTCGCGGTTTTCACGCAGCGTCCTGGATGTCCTCTATCCCGATCTGGTTACGCCGGCGCCGGCAACGGCGATGGCAGTGTTGAAACCGGGCCAGCAGGTCCAGTCGATGATTGCCGGCCATGTCGTCAAGCGGAACACCCGGCTGGTGTCCAGTCTGCAACCCGGCCTATCGACGCGCTGCACATTCACCACCGCGCAGGAAACGACGCTATGGCCGATAACGATCACGTCGGTCAGCTATTTCCAGGATCGCAGCGGGTTGGCGGCGGCCGGCATAACACCAATCGGCGGTGTCGGCGGCGAGGCGGCGCTGCGTATCACGCTGGGTCGGGCCGGAAAAGGCAAGCTCAACGAACTGGCGCTCGACCGGCTTGATCTTTATTTTGCCGGGCGCACCAAGGCGCCTTTGCTGTTCGACGCGATTTTCGGCGCCTGCTCGGCCATTGGTGCACGAGCGGAGGGCAAGGCCAATCCGCTATCGCCTTTGCCGGGACCCGAAATGGTCGGCATCAGCGACGACGAGGCGTTGATGCCTCGTACCCGGCCGACATTCGAAGGGTACCGTCTGCTGCGCGAATATTTCATGATGCCCGAGCGCTTTCACTACGTGCGGGTTTCAGGACTGCAATCGGTCGTGCGCCGATGCGAGGCCGGGGTCGAGATCATCTTCATGTTCCGGCGTCCGGTACCCGAACTTGCCGATGTGACGCCGGCGGATTTCGAGCTCTTTGCGACGCCGATCATCAACCTCTTCGAGCGTGACTGCAACGTCATCGAGCTTGATCCGCGCAGAACGCGGCAAGTGCTGCATGCCGATCGCACGCGGGCGCGGGACTTCGAAATCTATCGGGTGACCCACGTCGAGGACGCCGACGCCGAGGGTCCCGACGCCGAAATTCCGGAGCTCTTCAGCCTGGGGCAAAACCGCAGCAATGGCTGGGTCTATTCCACCGAACGGCGGCCTCGCCGGGCCACCGAAGATGAACGGCGCGACGGGCTGACCCGCACCTCATACACCGGAGACGACGTTTTCCTATCGGTTTCACGGCCGGTCGGAAGCCCGGCGAACCGGCCGCTGAAGCGTCTCGACATCATGGCGCTTTGCACCAACCGCGATCTGCCGATCCTCGACGACAACCCTACGTTGACGCTGGAGGCAGGCGATCCGGTCGAAACGGTCCGGCTTCTCGGTGCGTTGCGCCCGCCCCAGCCGGCTATCCCGGCCGCGCTGCCGGCAGGCCCCGAAGGCGAATCCCGAGCCGACAATCTCGCCTGGCGGCTGGTGGCGCAGCTGGCGCTCAACTTTCTCAGCCTTGCCAAGGAAGGCCGCGGTATCGATCCGCTGCATGCGCTGCTCGATCTTTACGCCGACCGGGGGGATCCTAGCCTCGCCCGCAATGTGCACTCGATCGTTCGCATCGACTCGCGGTCCGTCATCGAACGGCTGCAGATCGATGGGCCGATGTGCTTCGGACGGGGCACGGAAGTGACGCTGCATGTGGACCAGTCGGTGCTGGCTGGGCAAAGCACATTGCTGCTTTCAGCCTTGCTTGCACGGCTGTTTGCCCGTCACGCCGGAATAAACGGCTTTGTGCGGACCCGCACGCGGCTGCTGCAGAAGCAGGAGGATGTGCCATGGCCGATGACGCCCGGCAATCGCTACCTGATCTAG
- the tssG gene encoding type VI secretion system baseplate subunit TssG, translating into MADDARQSLPDLDKFDLDRVEELDDTFDFFELLRRLEHRGGLFGYSGHADREPARLGQHVRLSFSAKDVVAFRQAKDKTPARVTVANLGLMGPEGPMPLHLTRWVLDRLSQRWFTGADARQTSDTTFVDFVNILQHRMIALYYRAWADAHPAVQVERAVGGRVRAMLEAMAGIGLPGTHNPDLDAVKLRQAASLATQVDGPERLTLFLAEAFKVPVQIKEFVAAWMTIPATLQTRLAQAYAVLGRGATIGPRVFSRQSRIELRVGPLGYEEFKAFLPGGQRLKMFKQAVRDMVGESLDVDLRIVLAREAVPPPRIGAVQLGRTIWLARPAERGDADDMRLRTIVGWRPEMAGVAA; encoded by the coding sequence ATGGCCGATGACGCCCGGCAATCGCTACCTGATCTAGACAAATTCGACCTGGACCGGGTCGAAGAGCTGGATGATACATTCGATTTTTTCGAACTGTTGCGCCGGCTCGAACACAGGGGCGGGCTGTTCGGCTATTCCGGCCACGCGGATCGCGAGCCGGCAAGGCTCGGGCAGCATGTGCGTCTTAGCTTTTCCGCCAAGGACGTGGTTGCGTTCCGCCAAGCGAAGGACAAGACGCCGGCCCGGGTTACCGTTGCAAATCTCGGGCTGATGGGACCGGAAGGCCCGATGCCGCTTCATTTGACACGTTGGGTGCTCGATCGTCTGTCGCAGCGCTGGTTCACCGGCGCTGACGCACGGCAGACCAGCGACACGACGTTCGTGGACTTCGTCAATATTCTCCAGCACCGCATGATCGCCCTGTACTATCGGGCCTGGGCCGACGCGCATCCGGCGGTACAGGTCGAACGTGCGGTCGGCGGCCGGGTAAGAGCCATGCTTGAAGCCATGGCGGGAATCGGACTTCCCGGCACCCACAATCCCGATCTCGACGCCGTGAAGCTTCGCCAGGCGGCGTCGCTCGCCACCCAGGTCGACGGTCCGGAGCGGCTGACGCTGTTCCTGGCGGAAGCGTTCAAGGTGCCGGTCCAGATCAAGGAGTTCGTTGCCGCCTGGATGACCATACCGGCGACGCTCCAGACCCGACTTGCCCAAGCTTACGCAGTGCTGGGTCGCGGGGCGACGATCGGCCCGCGCGTTTTCAGCCGCCAAAGCAGGATCGAACTCCGCGTCGGCCCACTCGGGTATGAGGAGTTCAAGGCGTTCCTGCCGGGCGGTCAACGTCTGAAGATGTTCAAGCAGGCGGTTCGCGACATGGTCGGGGAATCGCTCGACGTCGATCTGCGGATCGTGCTCGCGCGTGAAGCGGTGCCGCCGCCCCGTATCGGAGCGGTACAGCTCGGCCGAACCATCTGGCTTGCGCGGCCCGCTGAAAGGGGCGATGCTGACGACATGCGGCTGCGGACAATCGTCGGATGGCGGCCGGAAATGGCGGGGGTCGCGGCATGA